One genomic window of Nicotiana sylvestris chromosome 10, ASM39365v2, whole genome shotgun sequence includes the following:
- the LOC138879113 gene encoding secreted RxLR effector protein 161-like, with translation MRSKEGIVLNQRKYALELISEVGLSDCKPASIPMELNHKLTTVDYDKHVGITEDAELGDITAYQKLIGKLLYLTITRPDLCFVVQVLSQFMQNPKQSHLNAAMRIIRYIKGSQGLGIFLKKGETHTLTAYYDSDWAACPNTRRSITGYVVKLGNSLLSWKSKKQQTVSRSSAEAEYRSMAAVVAEIIWVTGLLEELGVKVQKPVHLHCDSKAAIRIAANHIFHERTKHIEIDCHFVR, from the coding sequence ATGAGGTCAAAGGAAGGAATAGTTCTCAACCAAAGAAAATATGCTTTGGAGTTAATCTCTGAAGTAGGACTTAGTGATTGTAAACCTGCTTCCATACCAATGGAACTCAATCACAAGCTAACAACTGTAGATTATGATAAGCATGTGGGAATCACTGAAGATGCAGAACTGGGAGATATAACAGCATATCAGAAACTAATAGGGAAGTTGTTGTACTTGACCATCACAAGACCAGACCTATGCTTTGTTGTACAGGTTTTGAGTCAATTTATGCAAAATCCAAAACAATCCCATTTGAATGCAGCAATGAGAATCATCAGATACATCAAAGGTTCACAAGGCCTTGGTATATTCTTGAAGAAGGGAGAAACTCATACTCTTACAGCTTATTATGACTCAGATTGGGCTGCTTGCCCCAATACTAGGAGATCAATCACAGGCTATGTTGTGAAGTTAGGAAACTCATTGTTATCTTGGAAGTCTAAGAAACAACAAACAGTCAGTAGAAGCTCAGCAGAAGCAGAATACAGGAGCATGGCAGCTGTAGTTGCAGAAATCATTTGGGTAACAGGATTATTAGAAGAATTGGGAGTGAAAGTACAGAAGCCAGTACATCTGCACTGTGATAGCAAAGCTGCGATACGAATAGCAGCAAATCATATCTTCCATGAGAGGACAAAACATATAGAGATCGATTGTCACTTTGTGAGATAA